The region CTTTCAGGCGGTCCTGACTTCCCTCTTTGCTTTTCGAGCATTTGAGGACTTCGTCTTCGACGTAAATCGGACAATCGATGCGAAGCGCCAGGGCGAGGGCGTCACTCGGGCGGGAGTCGATGGATATCAGGGTTCCGTCGCGTTCGAGCCAGATCACGGCGTAGAAAGTGTCGTCCTTTATATTGGTGACGACAATTTTTCGAACGCAGGCGTCCAGGCCGACCAAAACGTTTTTGAGCAGATCGTGGGTCATCGGACGGGGTGTGAC is a window of Terriglobia bacterium DNA encoding:
- a CDS encoding bifunctional nuclease family protein — protein: MELEMKIRGLMMDPITNMPIVILKEASGSGILPIWVGVYEANAIALEIEKVVTPRPMTHDLLKNVLVGLDACVRKIVVTNIKDDTFYAVIWLERDGTLISIDSRPSDALALALRIDCPIYVEDEVLKCSKSKEGSQDRLKDEDLRRLLENMPDEDLGRYKM